aaatattctttttacttttagtactaatatctaataaaaataattatttaaattagttataatatttattgacataaataatttataattaaatcaaaattataaatataataatattattttatatataaataaaatctccTTATAGTCTATATttgaaatcaaataaaatttataattataaagagattataacttaattaatagaaatttgagtactaaatttttttctttacttaatatttaattattttagataaaataataaaataaaaataaaataatattaaaatcttttcatattagacaaataaaattaaccagGCAAAAGATAGCATAACATATAAccttaaaagaataaatgcataaatattattatataaataaatattttcttaaaataaaattttaaaaaattatatcttattACAATATAGgatatattctaatttataattagttaaaattaaaataaaaagtattgtatagaaattgtttttatattttatgtaaaacAGATTTAGAAAACATTTGAAATATCTTAGACTATACACTTAATCCCATCATTAGATTGAATAGCTTAGATAGAAATATTAATCCTCGTTTGACTCGAGAACAGATGATAAAACTTAGTATTATTGTCCCCATCATGGATCCATTTGGTTTGGGAAGGTGGAACCCAAAAAGTCTCCTCTTTTTAATCAATCTAATATAAACTTCCCAATGATGATAGACAGATATtatgttaaatatttaattataattagaaataagatatgttaaaaaaattttatattagacTAATTGACCAGACAAAATATAGtataacatataattttaaaagaatatatacataaatattattatataaatgaatatttttttaaaataaaatttaaaaatttaaaacttattataatatagaatatattcttatttataattagataaaattaaaattaaaattttttataattgtatagaaattatttttgtattttatataaaataggtTTAGAAATCATTCGAAATATCTTAGATTATACGTCCAATCCTATCCCATCATCAGATTGAATAGCTTAGATAGAATTATTAATCCTCGTTTGACTCGAAAACgcatgataaaatatttagtattatTGTCCCATCATGGATCCATTTTGGGAAGGTGGAATCCAAAAGGCTCCTCTTTTTAATCAATCTCATATAAACTTTCCCAAAAATGATATagagatattattttaaataatttaagtttagcttggattaaataaaataatcttaattatctatttatttagatattaaaattattatgcgCTAAAagtaaagttttattttaatttaatgaaagGACCAATATAAGTGATGAGAAAttcaaaaatgaaatataaattttcttttattaatttagtccTTAACTATATTAACtttgcaaaaaaataaattattagttttgtaaaaattcaaagagattccaatgtaataaataaaatttaaggagAAAATTGTAAATGcgactaaataaatatttaatacaaaaCGAATCTATTGCTGAGATGAATGACCTGGTTAGACTAATTCTTTTACCTTATGGTTCATACAACATATGTATTGCTCTTCCTTCCGTAGAGAACTACTCAAAATTTGACCggcatttctctttttggtttCTTGTAATTATTAATGGTGATCTCACTTTGCACTTGAGTTTTTTGACTCGGtctttaagaaaagaaatcaattataatatctCTTAATTTATTGCTTTGAAtgttattttggaaaaaacgtaatctattttacttatttaaaagtcacattttagaaaataactgtTGAAAAATgtaggaaaataaaataaaagatggtgaaaacaaacaaaaccaaaacttagatatttgattttgcaatttattcaaacttatttatgagtttgaagTCAAAGAAATGTCATGAAATCTAGTATTCTCTAGAGCTGTTTCTATTCATAAAATGTTTCTTAAAGTTTtccaaaaatgaaattaattgaaaattatctGTTACTCATATATGTACTTAAAATAGATAAGCATTACCAATATGTATGATTTATGTTTCTTCGAAAGAGGTAAGATAAGTAGTTGAATTTAGCATCATCCCCTCTTGACCACTTCATTttccagaaaagaaaataatcaaaaatGTGGATATGCAATTTACTGTACAGGATTTCATGCATTTTAGACAGAAGAAACTTATATGTCCGCAAGGGACGCGATGAGAAAAGTCGTTGGCTAGTTCCCATCTCGCATTAAACACATAATGACAAGCTGGCTAGTGACATTCTGCCAGATGCTTTTGGTATGCTAGTGTGTGGAAATTCTGAGTATTTGACAATAAACAGAGAACAATTAGATTGCTGACCTTCCACATCTTCTTGAATTTTTGGGGTTCTATAAGTATATGCGAAAGAGCACACAGAAACTTTAAAGCAAAACccaatctctctctctcaatctCTCCCTTTCTTTAACACACTTTTCTTCATCAAGTTTAAGCATGGATTCCACTATTAGTGTGCCTAGATGGTCGCCAAATCCGAGCCCAAGTAGACCACTTACCCAAAACAAGCCTGCAACAAGACCAAAAGATCTCGACGAATTAGAAGGGCAAAACATAGCTTCTGATGAGGAAGATGAGAAGTCATCCATTAGTATGAACACACTTTTCCCATTTAGTTCCTCTGGCTTTGCTTGTGATGACCGTCCACCGTCTCTAAGGAgtatggagatggaaccagcaGGTGGAGACAATAAGCAGTGCAAAGATGAAGGCTTGACATCAAAAGGGAATAGCAATGGAATTTTCCTGACATGGAAAGATTTGTGGGTTACGGTGCCTGATGGGAGAAATGGCCGCAGGCCGATCTTGCAAGGGCTAACTGGATATGCTGAGCCGGGGATGGTGCTTGCTATCATGGGTCCTTCTGGCTGTGGCAAGTCAACACTGCTAGATGCATTGGCAGGTAGTAGCTTGTCGCGTAATCATTTTTAGTAGTTTGTTGCGTAATCATTTTTTCTcccatattttaaatattgtgTTCCccaaaagagaaggaaaacaACCATTATAGACTTCTTGGGTGGTGTGTGACATTGATATTCGTACTAAAGAATTAATGGTTTTGCAGATGGCAAATAATTTTGCTACCCCACAGATCTTCCATGTTATGCCCTCACAGAGTTTGCTTGTACATACTGTCTTTAGCAATTCTTTTGtgtacaaaaaagaaaaaagtgcCCCTACATGTCAATTTAGACCGACATCTTATAGTAATCTTATGCTTCTTCTGTTCTAAAATGATAgcctattttaattttgcatgcggaaaaaaaatataatttcttaattaatattattagtttttattactaCTTTCTGACATACTTTTGTTAAACTTTctataaaactataatttttaagtatAAGTTGTGAAAATCAATTGTATTTCTTgtcttaattaataatattattatttttaataattatttagtaaaataacaattaaaaagaagatataCTATAATCTGGAACTCgcgtaaaataaaaaactattatttttgagACGGAAGAAATATTATCTAtatctatttcttttacaatattacaataatattttacagTTTTACGATTTTTATTAGGATTCATATACAATATTCTAAAGTAATTTTGtgacataagaaaaataaatgatatcgGTCCATCGGCCACCAAATTATAcctaaagaaaagaagaatgcTTTATCCCATGATTCTAGGAATGTGCGGATATGTGTGCATGTTCTCTCTGGCCAAGACAAAAaggttataataatattattatattttctttcataaagACAATCAGAAGCACTGTTGACGAGAGAGAGCTTATCACTTGCAGGAAGATTAAGCTCGAACACACAGCAAGCTGGGGAAATCCTGATCAATGGTCGGAAGGAAACACTTGCATTCGGAACATCGGTAAGCAAATGTTTATATTCTATTCTGACAGTCTCCCAGGGGGAACAACTGCagaatttactatttttcaagCTCATAACTCTTCTTAGGCCATGTAGGCTCCTCTCTTCTCATGTTCAAGAGGGCTTTCTTTAGCAGTCAAAATAGATCTTTCAATGATAGCTACTTGGTTAATAAAActgttaaagaaaataaatactaccgcttaaaatttaaagatcataataattaaagaaaaattctgaTATTATTacgtaaaaaaaaaatttatttatacagtgcaaccgttattattattttgattatataattaaaataatagatataatttaataattttaaaaaaataataataaaccaactattttaaatgtctttcatttttttaaaattttaaaaaattattaatacaataatttgagcgtaaaaatatcaatctttaatatatttgagtatagatatataaattgagtaatgaaaatataaatcagTGGCAGGTTCCTCCCTTCTTGAACTGCTTCCTGTCAAGAGTAAATGTAGCAATAACTTTATGTTCTATCATTTTCTAGGCCTACGTGACTCAAGATGACACTCTAATGACAACATTAACTGTGGTAGAAGCTGTATACTACTCGGCGCAGCTTCAGCTTCCAGACTCCATGTCAAGAtctgaaaagaaggaaagagcAGAGGAGACAATAAGGGAGATGGGTTTGCAAGATTCTGTTAATACCAGGATTGGGGGGTGGAGTACAAAAGGACTTAGTGGTGGACAAAAAAGAAGAGTTAGCATTTGCATTGAGATCTTGACTAGACCCAaacttttgtttcttgatgagCCTACTAGTGGACTGGATAGTGCAGCATCTTATCATGTCATGAACCGCATTGTTAAGTTGGCTAAGCAAGATCAAAGGACTGTTGTCGCATCAATTCATCAACCTAGCAGTGAGGTTTTTGAGCTGTTTCAGAATCTTTGCCTACTCTCTTCTGGCAGGACTGTATATTTTGGTCCTGTTTCAAAGGCAGAACAggttatttaattaacaataataatatgagttttgattttttgGGGGTTGAAGTTGATGAATTATTGCATAAATTAGCTTTGATTTTTGTGTTGCAGTTTTTTTCCTCCAATGGCTTCCCTTGCCCTACTCTCAGGAATCCATCTGATCACTATCTTAGGACCATAAACAAGGACTTTGATGtggtaaataaattttcttttcagtgAAATAACCAAGATGTAGGATATAaatgctcttttttttttctcttaaaacaGAATTCATTATAGTACAGTATATTTACTTGTTATTCACTTAGTACAGGACATTGAACAAGGGCTTGGTGGTTGCACAACAGAGGAAGCTATAAATATTCTCGTCAAGTCTTACCAATCATCAGAGATTTCCCAGCATGTTCAGAAGCAAGTAGCTGATATAATACATGAAAAGGTACAAAGATAGATAGAGTCGCACAGTTGCAATTGGCAATATTATCAATGATGTCAAACATATCAGAGATCGAAAAGAGAGTTTTAACTTTTCAATGTTGTTTGTTCTGAAGAAAGGAGGAAGTCTAGAGAAGAGAGGAAGCCAAGCAAGCTTCATAACCCAGTGCGTTGTTCTTACCAAGAGATCCTTTGTGAACATGTACCGTGACCTAGGCTATTACTGGCTTCGCCTTGCAATCTACATTGCGTTGTGTTTATGTGTAGGGACTAT
The sequence above is drawn from the Ricinus communis isolate WT05 ecotype wild-type chromosome 7, ASM1957865v1, whole genome shotgun sequence genome and encodes:
- the LOC8273529 gene encoding ABC transporter G family member 1, which produces MDSTISVPRWSPNPSPSRPLTQNKPATRPKDLDELEGQNIASDEEDEKSSISMNTLFPFSSSGFACDDRPPSLRSMEMEPAGGDNKQCKDEGLTSKGNSNGIFLTWKDLWVTVPDGRNGRRPILQGLTGYAEPGMVLAIMGPSGCGKSTLLDALAGRLSSNTQQAGEILINGRKETLAFGTSAYVTQDDTLMTTLTVVEAVYYSAQLQLPDSMSRSEKKERAEETIREMGLQDSVNTRIGGWSTKGLSGGQKRRVSICIEILTRPKLLFLDEPTSGLDSAASYHVMNRIVKLAKQDQRTVVASIHQPSSEVFELFQNLCLLSSGRTVYFGPVSKAEQFFSSNGFPCPTLRNPSDHYLRTINKDFDVDIEQGLGGCTTEEAINILVKSYQSSEISQHVQKQVADIIHEKKGGSLEKRGSQASFITQCVVLTKRSFVNMYRDLGYYWLRLAIYIALCLCVGTIFHDIGFTFGSIQARGSMLMFVAAFLTFMAIGGFPSFVEDMKIFGGERLNGHYGVGAFVVGNTFSSIPYLLMVSLIPGAIAYYLVGLQKGFEHFVYFALVLFVTMMLVESLMMIVASLVPDFLMGIITGAGIQGVMMLNGGFFRLPDDLPDPFWRYPMYYIAFHKYANQGFYKNEFEGLTFPNNQAGGPPTITGEEILTGFWQVEMGYSKWVDLAVLFGMVVLYRLMFLGIIKVVEKVKPIIKSRPGCFSFT